The genomic window GTTTTTTTGTTAAAAAAGCTGTGCACTCCAGAGAAAGAGCGCGCATTGCCGCTGCAATTGCAGAATACCCTTTTTCCTCGCATATTTTCTCAAGCTGCATCGCAGCCGGATATATATAGGCAGCATACCAATGCTTCTGTTTGTTTTGATACAAATTTGCATAGGCCCCAAGTGCCTGCAGCAAACGTTGCATGGCACACACAGCAAATAGTTCCTCTGAAAACCTTGGATAACACTGACGAAGATATTCCTTAAGAGATATGCGAAGAGTCTCTGTATACACAGGTGCAATGTACGGATCATACAGAAGAGATGCCACATCATAGTAAGCAGGGCCAAGGCGTGCTCCCTGAATATCCACGAAGGTTATTTCACCATCTTGTACCAGGATATTCTCAGATTGTAAATCTCGATGCACTAATACCGGTTCATGGGAGGCGGCTTTTTGAGCAAGCTGGGCGCACTCTGTATCCCACTCCACATTAAAAATAGGCCGTAAGTGCGGAAAAAGTTCCGTACAGTGAGTTTTACAATAAGAACTTTCCCATAAAAAATACTCTGTTGTAAAGGCACGACTGCCAAGAACGCCATCACGAGGCATTTTGGTATGCCATCGATGAAGTAGAGCAAAGGTATCTTTAAGAAGGGCGAGTCGTTCAGCTTCATTTTCATAGGAAAACAAAATATCCTTTAAACGTCGCGCGCCACCATCTGCCACAAGGAGAACCCCAAGGGGACGATCGTACCCCAACAGGGCAGGAGAAAACTCGGTAATAGCGTTTGTTTCGTGAAGTGCAAGAAAGAAATCCCAGTCAGGATCATGGGGATTCCATACCATCAAAATACAACGTCGATTTCCTGTGGTTGTAATGCGGTAAAATGCGCGTCCAGAGCCGGCGGTTCCCGCCCAGTCCATACGTAAAATTCTTTTGATTCCATGCTGCAAGAGGGTTGTACGAAGAAATGTAAAAACGGGTGTAGAAAGAAATATGTTTGAAGCAATCATCCAGAAACCTCACACCACGGGGCAACAATCTTCCGTGAATACAATCGATCTTCGACGCACACCCCACTCATAAAAACACTCTGCTGTGCTGAAATTGTTGTGGCAGCAACCTGTTCTGCCCATACATAGGCAGAAGCATCCGTGAACAACCCTGACGTAAGAGAATCATGCCACGCAAGCTTTCTCTCAAAATCAACATGCATTCCCAAGGGAAAATCAAAGGGTATTTTTTTATCAAAAATATCCTGATATGCTTGAAGAAGCTCCCCCGGTGTTCCTGTATCACGCCAGTAGAGATCTTCATCTGCCCATACCTCAACCCGTTCTCCCGCTTGTACCATACGTTCCCACACAGGAACCACAGAAAAATCACCGGATGTCATATAAGAAAGAGCTTTTTTCTTGTAAAGTGCTAGACCAATAAAAGAATCACGATCCTCTCCCCATTCAAAGGGGGCTTGAGTTGTCCCACAATACATTCCCTTATGAGAAACGACAGAAGGTGCAACTCCACCTTTCTCACAAATTAATGCTACTGTGGCAGAACTCTTTTCAAATTTATCTCTCAGTTCCATCAAGGGTGCAGCCGTAATAATATCAGCGTTTAAAACGGCAAAACTCTCTTGGGTTTCTAAAAAAGACCGAGCATTATACAACGCTCCTCCTGTGCCGAGTATTTCAGGGTACTCATGAAATGTTGAAACCGAATAAGGAAGCCTCTGAACATACATATCGAGTATATCAGCATGATAGTGAAGATTAATGGCAAGATCATCAATGCCGTTTTTCCTGAAATAACGCAAGGCTATCTCTGCCAAAGGAATACCGCATACCGGTACCAGCCCCTTGGGTATCATATCGGTTAGTGGTTGCAGCCGAGTTCCAAAACCGGCTGATAAGACATACCCAATCATCACAACACCTCCTCATACAACCGTACAGTGTGAAAAGCATCAAGAAACTGTGCATGATCTTCCTTCCAAAGCCCCTGTAACTCACTGATAGTACCATCAGAAGAGATCCACGA from Chitinivibrio alkaliphilus ACht1 includes these protein-coding regions:
- a CDS encoding phosphotransferase, with translation MDWAGTAGSGRAFYRITTTGNRRCILMVWNPHDPDWDFFLALHETNAITEFSPALLGYDRPLGVLLVADGGARRLKDILFSYENEAERLALLKDTFALLHRWHTKMPRDGVLGSRAFTTEYFLWESSYCKTHCTELFPHLRPIFNVEWDTECAQLAQKAASHEPVLVHRDLQSENILVQDGEITFVDIQGARLGPAYYDVASLLYDPYIAPVYTETLRISLKEYLRQCYPRFSEELFAVCAMQRLLQALGAYANLYQNKQKHWYAAYIYPAAMQLEKICEEKGYSAIAAAMRALSLECTAFLTKK
- a CDS encoding nucleotidyltransferase family protein, whose translation is MIGYVLSAGFGTRLQPLTDMIPKGLVPVCGIPLAEIALRYFRKNGIDDLAINLHYHADILDMYVQRLPYSVSTFHEYPEILGTGGALYNARSFLETQESFAVLNADIITAAPLMELRDKFEKSSATVALICEKGGVAPSVVSHKGMYCGTTQAPFEWGEDRDSFIGLALYKKKALSYMTSGDFSVVPVWERMVQAGERVEVWADEDLYWRDTGTPGELLQAYQDIFDKKIPFDFPLGMHVDFERKLAWHDSLTSGLFTDASAYVWAEQVAATTISAQQSVFMSGVCVEDRLYSRKIVAPWCEVSG